Part of the Flagellimonas eckloniae genome, ATCCGCACCATACGATTACGATATGCTTCAGAATTGTTGCTGAAAAACAGTTATTCCATCAAGGAAGTAACCCATATGTCCGGCTTTAATTCCTCCGCCTATTTTAGCAAAACATTCCGTGAATTATTTGGTTTGACTCCTTCGGAATTTATTGATCAAAAAAAGGAAGCAAATACAATTCCCGTTAAATAAACTGTCTTTATACATTTGTCCATAATACTTCATCCAATTATTTAGAACTATTAGATCTATATATCTCGTTTTTTAGGAGAAAGAGATGGATACGTGAATGGATATTAAAACTAAATCCAACTTTTAGAAGAAGTGATTTACACGGAACCATAAAAGGTTGCAAAAGGGTCTTAATATTCTAAATTTAGACTAATATCATCGCAAAAAAAAGCAGCTGTAGTTTTCTCTACAGCTGCCTCAAACTAAACAAACTAACTCAAATTAATACTTACTTTTTAATACCCTGGATTTTGCAGTAAATTTTCATTCAACCCTGTTTGAGCTGTGGGTAAGGGGAATAAATAATCTTCACGGGTAAAGTTTCGAAGTGATGAAGGATATACTACTAGACATCTTCTATCACCAACTCCAGTTGTGGTGGTTTCTTCTGGGAAGCCATAACCAGAAGGATCATATAAATCAGGGTTTCCATCATATGCGGTACCTTCTATAACAGCACCGAAAATGGTTTGGTTTAATTCTTGCTCGGCAATACCCCATCTCTTTAAATCATTGAACCTTGTAGCTCCTTCTGCATATAGCTCAATTGCACGCTCTCTTCGAATCTCAGCGCCAATATCCATGCCATTGGTAGCTAAAAAGGTATTGCTGATTGGTGGTAATCCTGCTCTATCCTTAACCAAATTGATAGACTCATTCATTTCTACATCCGTAAGGCTGCCATTTAACTCATACAAAGCTTCGGCATACATTAAATATACTTCAGCCAGACGAAGCAATGGCATGTCATATGCTTCTGTAGTTGTTGCTCTATACGCCTCATCGGTTCCCCAAAGCCAACTCATGAACTTTGAATTTCTATATCCAAAATTATTTGTTCCATTTAAAACCTCATCTTCATTTTCAGGTAGCTCACCAAGATTTCTATGATACGTAAAATAAGCTCTCATCCTATAATCCCTGTTTAAGAATTCATCTGCCTTATTAAAATATCCTTGAAATAATGGAGATTGATCAATAGGCAAGCCATCGGTACATAAAAACATGTCTATGATTTTTCTACTGGGTTTTACCCTTCCTTCATAGACATGACTCAAAAGTGTTGAAGCTTGTCTAAACGTAAAATCGTATTTAGCATAAAATATGAACTCCTTGTTTGACGCTTTGTCTAATCCAGCAGGGTTGGACCCACTATCTTCCAGATTAAATAGGAAATTTGAACTTAAATCATCAAGGTCATCATTGTAATCCCAAAGTTCAAAGGTACCAGAATCCATTATTGATTTACATAATGTAGCAGCCTCCTGTAAATATGCATTGATGTTTGAAGGGTCATTCCCTGCACTACCAGCACCGGAAGAAGTACCATCACCATCAGTTGTGGTTCCTACATATTTCATCCAAGTGGCTTCATGCAATAAAACCTCAGCCTTGAATCCCATGGCAGCTTCCCTACTAATTTTACCCTTATCCTCAGAAGCTATATTAGCTTCATTGGGCAAACCAGCAATAGCATCATCCAAATCCGTTAAAATCTGGGCTACAACTTCATATCGGCTATTACGTGGGGCAAACAATTGCTCAGAATCAGCAGCTAATGGTTCTGTTACCAGCGTAACACCACCAAACCGTTGTACCAAAAAGAAATATTGCCAAGCTCTATGAAATTTTGTGGCAGCTACATATTCTGCAATACTTTCTTCTCCTTCATACGTCTCTGCTCGCTGCAGTAAAAGGTTCATGTCCCTAATTGCTACATAGGCACTTGAATAATACCCATCATTTTCATCTGGCTGGGTATCTCCCCTACCATAGATTTGCATATCACTGTCCTCAACATAACCAACTAAATCAGACCCGTGATCTGCATAAATCCCTTGATCTCCCCATCCAAGTAAGTCTGTATAAAACCGGTTAGATCCTTGCTCAAAGTGTTCAGCTTCGTTATAAAAAACTGCGTCTGTGATTGCAGCTGGCGGTGTTAAGTCTATAAATTCGTCTGCACAAGATGCAAAGAGCACCATAACGCATGGTAATAGTATATATATAATTTTTTTCATTGTATATAATTTTAGTAGTTATCTTAAATGGATATTCTTAAACCTAATGCCCACGTACGCATAAATGGATATGCACTATTATTTGAACTTTCTTGGAATTCTGGGTCATAACCATCTTTTACGCTAGTAAACTCAAATAAGTCATTTCCTGAAAAATAAATACGGCATGTATTAATTGGTGTATTCCCTATTCTTAATCCTGGAATGTTGTATCCTATAATAAGGGATTTTAACCTAATGTATCTATTGTTTTGTAGAATATGATCTTTAAATTGATAATTCCATCTAGATAATCCGCGCTGTGTAGTCAACCTAGGAAACTCCGCATTTGGGTTATCCTCTGTCCATGTTCTACCCAACCAAGCATTCGATTGGTTCTGCCATTCTGCTTGAAAAGGTTGAGCAAAATAACCTGTTCTATAAATTTGATGATCTATGGCACCTTGAAAAAATGCGGTAAAATCCCAATTCTTATACTTTATGTCAAAGTTTAAACCATATACATAATGGGTAGCATTATCTCCATGGTATGTTAAATCATCTGTAGTAAGACTTCCATCTCCATTGGAATCCACAACACGCATGTCTCCTGGTCGTAATGCATCGTTTGAAGTTTGTGATGGTAAAATTCCCCCAGCATCAAGACTGGCATAATAGGCATCAACCTCTGCTTGAGTAGAAAAATAACCGTTCGTCTCATACAGATAAAAAGAGTTGATAGGTTTACCCAAAATATTTTCCGAATCATCCACGTCATTTAAACCGGCAACAATGGATTGGGCACCATCATACTTGGTAATCTCATTTCTGGCATCACTCATGTTTGCACTTACGCTTATATCGAAATCACCAATTTGATCTCTCCATCCCAATTGCGCTTCCCATCCGTTGGTTTCCAAAGTACCTATGTTGGTAAAAGCAGTTGAAGTTCCAAGTATAGCTGTGGTAATCGGCCTAACAAGCATTCCTTTATTTTCTTTCTTAAAAAAATCTAGGGCACCAAATACCTTACTATTAAATAACGCAAAATCCAGGCCAATTTCTGTTGTTGCAATACGTTCCCATGTGGTGTTGGTACTAACTAAACCACTTGCCCTTGAAGTTACTTGCTCACCTGCATTGGTTTGGCCAAAAACAGTAGATCCAAATTGAACTGTTGACAGGTATCCGAAATCACCGATACCGGAAGTACTTCCCAATTCACCATAACCACCTCGAATCTTTAGGAAAGATACAACATCGCTATCCTTAAGAAAGTCTTCAGAGCTTATAACCCAACCTCCGGAAATACTACCGTAATTGGACCATTTTTGTCCATCAGCAAACCTTGATGAACCATCTCGTCTTCCTTGTAATTCCAATAAATACTTGCTTTTATAATCATAATTTAGACGACCAATATAACCGAAAAAGCCCCATTCGCTTCCGCCACCACTTGTAGTAACTTGTTGATCTGTTGCTCCTAAATTTATATCGTATACCCCATAATCAATAAACCCATTTCTCCTCATGTTATACTCATTAAGTATATTTTTCTCAGCTTCAACAGCCAACAGTCCAGAAAAATTATGGTCCCCAAAACTATTGGTATAGTTTAAAGCTCCTCTAAAGTTCTTATAGGTAATGTTACCGTCATTGTTTTCTGGTCCAGTCCCCTCCTCAATAAAAGTATTGTTGTTTATATTATTTGAGAAATCCCCGTCCCAACTGTAAAGAGGAACAGACACCTGATATTGTTGGTATTCGCTATTTTGCCTTCTAACTGCATAAGATCCTGTAAGATTTAGATTGTCCGTTAGTTTATAAGTGGCTTGTGCAGATATTCCTATTTGCTCAACTGCTTTGTTAATTCTACCTGCTTCGCTAACATGTGCTACAGCATTTCTATCACCAGTAATATTAACACCACCAAAATTAGCGTAATATTGCCCCTGAGGGTTAAGCGTAGGAAATAAGGGTGCATCCCACGTAGCAGCTTCCCTGGCCAAACCTTCCGCAGGTCCTGAAAAAGTATTGTGAAGATAGCTGATATTCGTGTTAAGACTTAGTCTATCACTAATCTCAATACCATAGTTTACTGAAAAATTGTATCTATCCTCAAGATCATCCGCAACTATCAAACCTCCAACATTTTTGTCGTATCCTGCTGAAATAC contains:
- a CDS encoding RagB/SusD family nutrient uptake outer membrane protein, coding for MKKIIYILLPCVMVLFASCADEFIDLTPPAAITDAVFYNEAEHFEQGSNRFYTDLLGWGDQGIYADHGSDLVGYVEDSDMQIYGRGDTQPDENDGYYSSAYVAIRDMNLLLQRAETYEGEESIAEYVAATKFHRAWQYFFLVQRFGGVTLVTEPLAADSEQLFAPRNSRYEVVAQILTDLDDAIAGLPNEANIASEDKGKISREAAMGFKAEVLLHEATWMKYVGTTTDGDGTSSGAGSAGNDPSNINAYLQEAATLCKSIMDSGTFELWDYNDDLDDLSSNFLFNLEDSGSNPAGLDKASNKEFIFYAKYDFTFRQASTLLSHVYEGRVKPSRKIIDMFLCTDGLPIDQSPLFQGYFNKADEFLNRDYRMRAYFTYHRNLGELPENEDEVLNGTNNFGYRNSKFMSWLWGTDEAYRATTTEAYDMPLLRLAEVYLMYAEALYELNGSLTDVEMNESINLVKDRAGLPPISNTFLATNGMDIGAEIRRERAIELYAEGATRFNDLKRWGIAEQELNQTIFGAVIEGTAYDGNPDLYDPSGYGFPEETTTTGVGDRRCLVVYPSSLRNFTREDYLFPLPTAQTGLNENLLQNPGY
- a CDS encoding SusC/RagA family TonB-linked outer membrane protein, with translation MIKLHNQTKLKIFTRLCCIVGCLVFGVEQTHASAVANTAKELFTVKDNQDRTITGTITSSDDNSPLPGVNVIVKGTTNGTVTDFDGNYAITVSSSDSILEFSSIGFATQEIAVGGNSTINVSLDPDLTNLDEVVVVGYGTAKKETLTGSIEQVKSEVFQDIATGDPALALQGRTPGLVVTRNSSRPGDEGINFLIRGASSINGIQPLIVIDGIPAINSTTFNEMNPNDIESISVLKGGSASVYGSRAAGGVILVTTKKGRGKVTVDVNTILRIGTVGIRPPSPTMSQYGQLYLAAVDEDIASGKPPRYFFWNDRETVARIASGEEGYYDLPINGRIWLGNSAKVDEMFGNSYSSQHNVSVSGGDEVSNFRISAGYDKNVGGLIVADDLEDRYNFSVNYGIEISDRLSLNTNISYLHNTFSGPAEGLAREAATWDAPLFPTLNPQGQYYANFGGVNITGDRNAVAHVSEAGRINKAVEQIGISAQATYKLTDNLNLTGSYAVRRQNSEYQQYQVSVPLYSWDGDFSNNINNNTFIEEGTGPENNDGNITYKNFRGALNYTNSFGDHNFSGLLAVEAEKNILNEYNMRRNGFIDYGVYDINLGATDQQVTTSGGGSEWGFFGYIGRLNYDYKSKYLLELQGRRDGSSRFADGQKWSNYGSISGGWVISSEDFLKDSDVVSFLKIRGGYGELGSTSGIGDFGYLSTVQFGSTVFGQTNAGEQVTSRASGLVSTNTTWERIATTEIGLDFALFNSKVFGALDFFKKENKGMLVRPITTAILGTSTAFTNIGTLETNGWEAQLGWRDQIGDFDISVSANMSDARNEITKYDGAQSIVAGLNDVDDSENILGKPINSFYLYETNGYFSTQAEVDAYYASLDAGGILPSQTSNDALRPGDMRVVDSNGDGSLTTDDLTYHGDNATHYVYGLNFDIKYKNWDFTAFFQGAIDHQIYRTGYFAQPFQAEWQNQSNAWLGRTWTEDNPNAEFPRLTTQRGLSRWNYQFKDHILQNNRYIRLKSLIIGYNIPGLRIGNTPINTCRIYFSGNDLFEFTSVKDGYDPEFQESSNNSAYPFMRTWALGLRISI